A region of the Scomber scombrus unplaced genomic scaffold, fScoSco1.1 SCAFFOLD_279, whole genome shotgun sequence genome:
GATGGTAGaatattcttttaataaaacatgcagaGGTGTAAGTCTCAAAGACACACTCACAGTTGGGTTTGTTTAAACATGAAACGCCTTCATTTAACGTGTCTGTTCATAGAGACAAATGTTATCGTCTTGTTTTGATGAAAATAAAGCTGCAGCTTGTTGTCTGCTCTACTAGAGGAGGACAATGCATCGCTTATTACcgtaaaaacagtaaataagtcACACTGATGTATAAgtcgcagtctattttggggggtgcATGttgggaaaaatgctttttttgtattaaaggCTGGTTTATTTCAATGCATCAGCAGCTATTCACTGGttactttcattttaaacacaatccaaacacacacattacacctgaaactgtgtgtgcatgtgttctcATATTGATCAAGATGTTTCTTAACCAGGGTTCCCACTCTTTTCTTGAATTCATTTTCCAGGACATTTCCAGCTGCTACAGACATGATATCAGGCCTCTACTATATGTTTATTCCTCTCCTGCCACTAGGAGTCTGATTTAAACGATGTGTAGTCCATGGTTATAACTTATCTGTGAAATAAGCTTCTACATGGTTAGAAATGATGATAAACTTCTCATAGAATTACTGCATTGACGACAGCGTGAGAACAGACTGTGCATGTGAAAACTGTTTGCCTTCACTCACAAGGCAGATAACTTCCCTTAGAGCTTTGATTAATTGGCATGTTAATTAGctttttccaggttttccaggATCACATGGGAACCGTTAACTTGCGTGTGTTTTCTTGAGTTGCCCTCGTCAGACAATGTCATTTATTAAGAAGAAATGCCAAACTTCTCTTGTCCCTCTTCATAAATATGAGTTACTTTCGTCTTTTATGATAATAAACTCAATATACTTGAGTTGTGGACTACTGGATGGGACAAAACATGATGTTTAGGTTGCATCTTTGGGTTTAGGAACAACATATTTCACaatttgttgacattttatagtCCAAACTTGTCAATCAATCGAGACTAGACTAGTCGATAATACAAATAAGTGGAGCTGTAGCTCTATTTTAAATCATGTATAGTTTAAATGCATGAGTCTACTTGTCACAAACACTTACTAAGTACATAAATTAGACTCCTCATTAACCACACAGCCTGTAATTATCTTGTAACTGTGTGAAATATGTGCAGCATCACAGCAGCTACACAAAGCAGAAGCTGAGGCTGACAGTTTGACGGCTGCTGCAGCGGTCTGACTGATGATGAGTTGTTATCTGCTGCTAATTTCCCAGCTTGTTGTGAGGTGTAAATAGGTTAAGCAGTGTTTATCGCCGCGGGGATGACATTCTCCGGGTTTGATCCGCTGCCAGCGCGGTGACGAAGCTCATCTGTCCGTCAGCGAGGACTGAGAGAGAGGAGCAACGTGTCTGGAGGTTGAACCGCTGCCAAGATGAGCCATGAGCGAGCgtcatataaacacacacacacacacacacacacacacacacacacacacacacacacacacacacacacacacacacacacacacacacacacacacacacacacacacacacacacacacacacacacacacacacacacacacacacacacacacacacacacacacacacacacacacactctttcacTTCCTTATAGAAGAACATTTACATATCAACATATACATCtcttactgttgctgctgcatctttgtgtctctctccagctcgtttccatctctctctccttctttctctccctcttttcatttctccttctctcaGCAGAGAAACCTCCCAACTTATCCTGACTTATTGTAGTAAACAACCTGACTGAAAATGCTTCTGGGTTACTGTGTCGCAGAAAGCAGCTCGACTCGTCTGTTAGTGGTTTCCAACCGCCTCCAGTTTCACTTCCCTCTCTACAACACCACCAGCTCCTCTCTCACACTACTAAAAACGATGCTTACATACAATTAAAACTGCAGAATGCATGAAAgatgattgttgttttttaggagAGAGTACGCACAAAAAGACACGCTTCATAGTTTGTTGATTATAGAAGGAGATGTGGAGGCTCGTCACATTCAAAGTGACACCTGCAGATAGTTTCAGTCTCACTTCCTCATCAAATACAGACCATATTTTAGTTTGGTTAACCTTTGCATGCTGTTCAGGGCCTAATTTGACccaattttacatttaagagaagaaaaaagcttaaaaacagCTTAAAAACACCCTACAAACCTTTTCTCTGAGCCAGGAAGTTGATGACTTATCGTAGTGTGGTCCAgattacacaaaaaaatggaaatatttcaactttctaaaactgtttttgtgcagctgcttCTACAACTCACATTTTCCTGggtgtttgactcatatttattcaaaataaatcacaaaccAACCATTTAACCATACTGTTTATACAAATTGAATGTAATTCATtgattataaatatgttttctccaccaactaaaagcataaaaactaaagaatgaagtctctctgctctctcaaaGCTTCATTAAAGACTAATCACCATCATTTATTAACGACTGATGAGGTATTCAAGTCTGACATCATGTATAGGGACTAATTCTGATTGGATGCTGTGAAAtacctgaatatgaacagtatgtaagggttaatagaGCTGTAACATCTCACAGACGCTCATTAGTTTAGAGCTCAAAGTGAACctaaaaataagcaaataatAGAAGTTAATAATCGTGTCTTATTACAGATTAGTGTTAAAGTACTCAGATTACTTTTATGATGTAACGAGTAACGTAACGTGTTAAATCTGCACtttaagtactcagttgttAAGTTAcgtgttattatttttaaccaacTATGTCTATAGCTACCTTTTCACCACGTGCTATGGTCACTGCATGTACGGCAGCTCAGAAAGGACAACATTCACTTcatggaaatattcacattattttgaattaatgggaggaaataaaggcaagaacattacagtaacatgtaagtagtgtgtgttggtctgttgcagtgatgtagatGTGTTTTAAAGCCTGGATGGAGTTTATAACTTATTGTATGTGAGCTTATGTTTGAGAAGCTAAACTTTAGTccaataaagactgtaaatgggacattgtgtgtgttattcctgctattagtgtaaagatttacagatgatgggccagacttggctgtgtgatgatggtacagtcattatatttaaaggtctGGACTCTGTTACAGACACAGAGGGACTTAATCTAAACTAAATACACTATAAAGTTAAACTGTAATTCATATCAGAAAACATCTCAttataaaaaacactgaaagaatCTAACCACTGAAACTATTGatcatttattaacatttattaacatgTCAAGAATGCTTCTTTAATGTGAGGTTTTCCTGCTTCTGTCTGTTTCATACtgttataaactgaatattttggggtttaaTAATGTGAACGAAGCATTTTGAAGACGCCACcttgttgttttatgagattTTATTGACTGAAAGTTGACgaaatgtttaaaatactcATATGGCTGAGCTTCgtctaaataaaatacacaatgcaaatgaattaaaatcattattcaAATGAGTGGTCAAATGCAAACTGCAACCTGCACTTCTGTGGGAACTTTAATATAAATCTACTAAATGAGCACAAGCTACACAAAGTCTTCTATCACAAAAACTGACATGAACACTAGAATAAGTCTTGTAGGTATAGCTCTGAACTTTGACTAACCACCCCTGGGTGCTCCGTGGCATCGTCCACATTAACATAAAGGGACATCTGTGCTTGTATGTAGCTTTTGGGAATACGCACTCGTTCACCCTTCGTATTGTGTCTTCCTCTTATTTCCCTCCTCACTTGCATGTGGTTTGTTTTTCAAAGCTTTACTGGTCGGTCAGCCGCCATTCCTCATGTGCTACATCGGGTCATACCACCAAACACCACCAAACACCACCAAACACCACCAAACACCACCAAACACCACCAAACACCACCAAACACCATCATATGGTGCCATCATCACCTCCAGGACTGGGAGGATTCGGTCTGGGCTGGAGGAACCAttgttaacctttattttaatgtgagatCATATTTGAAGCTCTTGGACTGGAGGTGCTGCTGGTACTTTTACTAATGATCATCCTCCTGTGTGTTTTAGTGCAATAGAAACGTTTTGTCATGATGCAGAAAGACAATCATGATTACAATATTGAGCAAAACTATTATCGTGCAGCTCTATAAGGACTGGAGGCAGCTTTGTGTTCAATTATTGTCTAAAAAATAccttaaaatgatattaaaagtagtttttgagtaagttattattgtttttattgtagacacacttgtatttattattacGTCAACTTATTTAACTTGCTTATGATCTTAAAAAGCCTTAAATTCAACTTAAACTGAAAAGCATGTGGTGCTGTAGTGTTATGGAGCTTTATGTTGGTGGTTTTGGGGAAGTCTAAAATGTTAGTTATTGAGCAAAACCATCGTGATTATCATTTTGACTATTATCATGCAGCTCTATAAGGACTGGAGGCAGCTTTCTGTTCAACTCTTATCTTCAAAGTCCcttaaaatcatataaaagttgttttttaatttgttttatattgttttttattgtaaacacttgtttttattattacgTCAACTTATTTAACTTGCTTATGAtcataaaaaagatttaaattcaAGTTAAACTGAAAAGCGTGTGTTGCTTTAGTGTTGGGGAGCTTTTTGTTGTCTCAAATCTCTCCTGGAGCACAAACATAAGAGACCAACCCTGCCACCACCCCTCTAAATCAACTAGTATTAGTCATGTAATTCATAAGATTTCATTCCACACCCACacctgagcatgtgtgtgtgactgtgtacgtgtgtgtgtgagagacatgACTAACAGTGACCTAAAATACCTCCAGGCAGAGACGCAACAAAAGTGCACAAACAGAAAACTTGCATAACAAACCAGTGACACATAATTAAACTTCCTATAAAATGACAGGGAgtgaaagaaatgtgaaaataaaaacaagcgGTATTCTCACAGATGAGGAAGaggctgcaacacacacacacacacacacacacacacacacacacacacacacacacacacacacacacacacaccaccaagACCCCATAAGAGCTTAAAGCAACCAAAATCCATTACGTAAAAAAAGCCCTAAATGAAACAGCTTGAGAAAATGAGTGTAAATACTCTAAGCTGATGTTAAATTACATCACAGCGCTGCAACAGTATAAGCTTTATATGGAGCAGtttaatgtgtatgtgagtaGATGACGACAATCTCCTTCCTCGACTTTCAGGTATTGTTTACACAGTGAAGCTACAGTAGCTGTGTGATTTAAAAGGGGGAAAACCGGCCATAAATATGATAAATCAACCGTGTTATTGCCAGTAACTTCTGAGGAATTGACtacttttagttttagttttagttaagtGTAATAACCTCTATGACCAGCTTCATTATTTCCTGGATTTTGTAACATCATAGTCCCTAAATATATGTAGAAATACAGGAGATGGGATTCATATCGAAAACATTGTTATGTCATTGTTATGGCAGAGGACACTTGTTATATATACCACAGTTATACCCTTGAAGCTATCTATGGAgtagttttatgtgtgtgtgtgtgtgtgtgtgtgtgtgtgtgtgtgtgtgtgtgtgtgtgtgtgtgtgtgtgtgtgtgtgtgtgtgtgtgtgtgtgtgtgtgtggatgacgATAATCTCTTTCCTCAACTTTCAGGTATTGTTTACACAGTGAAGCTACAGTAGCTGTGTGGTTTAAATGGGGGGAAAACCAGCCATAAATATGATAAATCAACCGTGTTATTGCCAATAACTTTTAGGgaattgactgattgattgatttttggtttagttttagtcttagttttagttaagtGTAATAACCGTATGACCAACTGACCATTATTTCCTGGATTTTGTAACACCATAGTCCCTAAATATATGTAGAAATACAGGAGATGGGAGTTAAATGTTACACCCTTGAAGCTATCTATGGACtagttatatgtgtgtgtgtgtgtgtgtgtgtgtgtgtgtgtgtgtgtgtgtgtgtgtgtgtgtgtgtgtgtgtgtgtgtgtgtgtgtgtgtgtgtgtgtgtgtatgacaacAATCTCCTTCCTCAACTTTCAGGTAATGCTGAAACTAGCTGTGTGGtttaaaggaggagaaaaaaccataaccataaatataaatatgacaaTTCAACCTGTTATTACCAATAACTTTTGAGGAATTGACTActtttagttttggttttatgtagTTTTAGTTAACTGTAATAGCCCTTTTGACCAACTTCATTATTTCCTGGATAATGTATCACCATAGTCCCTAAATATATGTAGAAATAAAGGAGATACACTtctcaaaccaaagttacaGCCTTGAAGCTATCTATGAAgtagtttaatgtgtgtgtagatgaCAACAATCTCCTTCCTCAACTTTCAGGTAATGGTGAAACAAGCTGTGTGAtttaaaggaggagaaaaaacaaccataaatatGACAATTAAGCCCTGTTGTAGGctgcagtgacacacacacacacacatacacacacacacacacacacacacacacacacacacacacacacacacacacacacacatgctcagcagataataacaataacaaaaacacacagccgTGCTCCTCTCACCTTTGTCGAGGCTCGGAGGACACCGAGCTACAGCTTTGCACCGACAGCAGCGTGGAGGACTTCCTCGGTCCCAGCGGGGAAGGCAGCAGGCTGTTGTTGGAGGGCGACGCCGACAGAAGGTTGCTGTTCCCCGGGGTAGAGAAGGAGCCTCTGTGGGAGCCGAGGAACACCTCCGCACTGCCCGCATCGTTAAACTCAGTGTCCGACGGCAGGACGAGGATGGGCGGTATAGTGAGGAGACCGGTCCCTACTCTCGGTGATGGGTTTACATCCCCGCAGCTGACAGAGGCGGATAAACTAGGGAAGGTCCCGTAGCTGTGGGTGTCCGGGAACAGCCCCGCCGCTGCCACCGCCACCTCCCCGGGTTCAGCGCTCTCTGAGTCGGCCTCTTTGTGGCGGTTGGTCCGGTCGCTTCCTCCTCCGTACTCCGCTGCGTTGCTAAGCACCGGCCGCCCGTCCAGAGAGATGTTACTGAGGAACAGCAGAGCTGCTTGTCTCCGCCGTGAGTTCTCCCGGTTCCTCCGCGTGTGTTCCCGGTGACAGTGTTGTTTCTTGCCGGTACCGGCGGCGTTAACGGAGCCGAGCTGGATCTGAGCGCAGGCAGCAGCCGCCGCCGCCATCGTCTCAGTCCCACTGCCGAAGCGCTCGAGACTTGCAAGCAAACTGTCAAAGTCGCTTTTTTTTTACCCCGGCGCGAGACCGTTTTGACACACTGCCGAGTTGTGATTGGCTCAGGCGAGGCTGCGTCATGACGTACTACTGGCAAACCCGTCGGGGGAGGAGATTACGTACTAAACTGTACACAGAGTAGATTAGGAGGCAGAAATACCACAGTACTGTCTCATA
Encoded here:
- the LOC133976705 gene encoding CDK5 and ABL1 enzyme substrate 1-like encodes the protein MAAAAAACAQIQLGSVNAAGTGKKQHCHREHTRRNRENSRRRQAALLFLSNISLDGRPVLSNAAEYGGGSDRTNRHKEADSESAEPGEVAVAAAGLFPDTHSYGTFPSLSASVSCGDVNPSPRVGTGLLTIPPILVLPSDTEFNDAGSAEVFLGSHRGSFSTPGNSNLLSASPSNNSLLPSPLGPRKSSTLLSVQSCSSVSSEPRQRTRNLSGGSPKPRHTKKIHFIKNMKQYDTRGS